Proteins from one Prosthecomicrobium sp. N25 genomic window:
- a CDS encoding mitochondrial fission ELM1 family protein translates to MIETADPRDARPKAWVLTDGKAGDVNPALGVVEALGCEVEFRRVAPRPPWVWFLPRGPIDPREAPERAGSPIAPPWPDLVVACGRRAIAYARVVKARAGARTFVLVLRDPRTVRHGADLLWVAAHDRRRGPDVLVTPTGPHRVSAARLAEARRSPPAWLDRLPVPRVAVLLGGGPGLEGLAPRLAALAPEAGSFLVTPSRRSDPAVLEAVRRAVAGRPSLVWDGSEPNPYFDFLAHADAIVVTGDSFNMVGEALATGRPVLVHQPTGLSRKLERFLAGLRDAGLIRPFEGRLEDYTYAPVDSTVTVAREVARRMAEADRGGDGVSESRPVRLTSGAADVTLPPSEKR, encoded by the coding sequence GTGATCGAGACGGCGGATCCGAGGGACGCACGCCCGAAGGCCTGGGTGCTGACGGACGGCAAGGCCGGCGACGTGAACCCCGCCCTGGGCGTGGTCGAGGCGCTCGGCTGCGAGGTCGAGTTCCGGCGCGTTGCCCCGCGCCCGCCCTGGGTTTGGTTCCTGCCCCGCGGCCCGATCGATCCACGCGAGGCCCCCGAACGGGCCGGCAGTCCCATCGCCCCGCCCTGGCCGGACCTGGTCGTCGCCTGCGGCCGACGCGCGATCGCCTATGCGCGGGTCGTGAAAGCCCGCGCCGGCGCCCGCACCTTCGTGCTCGTGCTGCGCGATCCGCGCACCGTCCGGCACGGCGCCGATCTCCTGTGGGTCGCCGCCCACGACCGGCGACGCGGGCCCGACGTGCTGGTCACCCCCACGGGCCCCCACCGCGTCTCCGCGGCCCGGCTCGCCGAGGCCCGGCGCTCCCCGCCGGCCTGGCTCGACCGCCTCCCCGTCCCGCGCGTCGCCGTGCTCCTCGGGGGCGGCCCCGGCCTCGAAGGCCTGGCGCCGCGCCTCGCCGCGCTCGCGCCTGAGGCCGGCTCCTTCCTCGTCACGCCGTCCCGGCGCAGTGACCCCGCCGTCCTCGAAGCGGTCCGCCGCGCCGTCGCCGGCCGTCCGAGCCTCGTGTGGGACGGCTCGGAGCCGAACCCCTATTTCGACTTCCTCGCCCACGCGGATGCGATCGTGGTTACTGGCGACAGCTTCAACATGGTCGGCGAGGCCCTGGCGACCGGCCGGCCCGTGCTGGTTCACCAGCCCACGGGATTGTCCAGGAAGCTCGAACGATTTCTGGCGGGACTCCGGGACGCCGGGCTGATACGACCATTTGAAGGACGACTCGAAGACTATACATATGCCCCCGTGGACTCGACCGTGACCGTGGCGCGCGAAGTGGCGCGCCGGATGGCGGAAGCGGATCGCGGGGGCGACGGCGTGTCGGAGTCTCGTCCCGTTCGATTGACCTCCGGCGCCGCAGACGTCACCCTGCCGCCGTCAGAGAAGCGTTAG
- the carB gene encoding carbamoyl-phosphate synthase large subunit has product MPKRTDIETILIIGAGPIVIGQACEFDYSGTQACKALRQEGYRIVLVNSNPATIMTDPELADATYIEPITPEVVAKIIARERGDRSKGFALLPTMGGQTALNTALSLRKMGVLEEYGVEMIGATAEAIDKAEDRELFREAMTRIGLATPKARFADASDLKRVDREHHDAEILKIRASDASPDEKARRERAFLAEWNAREEERKRRYVAKGLTEALEALEEIGLPAIIRPSFTMGGTGGGIAYNRAELLDIVERGLDASPTTEVLIEESVLGWKEFEMEVVRDKADNCIIVCSIENVDPMGVHTGDSITIAPALTLTDKEYQIMRDASLAVLREIGVETGGSNVQFAVNPEDGRMVVIEMNPRVSRSSALASKATGFPIAKVAARLAVGYTLDELANDITGGATPASFEPTIDYVVTKIPRFAFEKFPGADTQLTTSMKSVGEVMAIGRTFTESLQKALRGLETGLTGLNEIEIPGLGQGDDKNAIRAALGTPTPDRLRHVAQAMRLGMSHDQIHAICKIDRWFLDQLQAIVDMEAKVRAHGLPATTAGLRQLKAMGFSDARLAELAGKAEADVKALRQRLDVHPVYKRIDTCAAEFASPTAYMYSTYERPFAGRLADEANPSERRKVIILGGGPNRIGQGIEFDYCCCHAAFALKDAGYETIMVNCNPETVSTDYDTSDRLYFEPLTAEDVLEIIRLEQSRGTLHGVIVQFGGQTPLKLADALEKAGVPILGTSVDAIDLAEDRDRFKRLLDKLGLRQPKNGIAYSIEQSRLVAGDLGFPLVVRPSYVLGGRAMMIVRDEGQFDEYLLGVLPGMVPADVKAKYPNDKTGQINMVLGKSPLLFDRYLSDAIEVDVDALCDGRDVFIAGIMEHIEEAGIHSGDSACSLPTHSLKPEIVAEIERQTKALALALDVGGLMNVQYAVKDDVVYVLEVNPRASRTVPFVAKTIGEPVAKIAARVMAGEPLAGFGLKPKTLDHIAVKEAVFPFARFPGVDTVLGPEMKSTGEVMGLDTDYAMAFAKSQLGAGNRVPTAGTVFVSVRDDDKPRIIESMRALARVGFRVIATSGTQRFLEAEGVPCAKVNKVLEGRPHIVDAIKNGEVQLVFNTTEGNQALGDSRSLRRAALLQKVPYYTTLAGAIAATEGIVAYAAGDLEVRPLQSYFAAGR; this is encoded by the coding sequence ATGCCGAAACGGACCGACATCGAAACCATCCTCATCATCGGCGCCGGACCGATCGTCATCGGCCAGGCCTGCGAGTTCGACTATTCCGGAACCCAGGCCTGCAAGGCGCTCCGACAGGAAGGCTATCGTATAGTCCTGGTCAACTCGAACCCCGCCACGATCATGACGGATCCCGAGCTGGCCGACGCGACCTACATCGAGCCGATCACCCCCGAGGTCGTCGCCAAGATCATCGCGCGGGAGCGCGGCGACCGGTCGAAGGGCTTCGCGCTTCTGCCCACCATGGGCGGCCAGACCGCGCTCAACACCGCCCTCAGCCTGCGCAAGATGGGGGTCCTGGAGGAGTACGGCGTCGAGATGATCGGCGCCACCGCCGAGGCGATCGACAAGGCCGAGGACCGCGAGCTCTTCCGCGAGGCCATGACCAGGATCGGCCTCGCGACCCCGAAGGCCCGCTTCGCCGACGCCTCGGACCTGAAGCGCGTCGACCGGGAGCACCACGACGCCGAGATCCTGAAGATCCGCGCGTCCGATGCCTCGCCGGACGAGAAGGCCCGGCGTGAGCGCGCCTTCCTGGCCGAGTGGAACGCCAGGGAGGAGGAGCGCAAGCGCCGCTACGTCGCCAAGGGTCTGACCGAGGCCCTGGAGGCGCTGGAGGAGATCGGCCTGCCGGCCATCATCCGCCCGTCCTTCACCATGGGCGGCACCGGCGGCGGTATCGCGTATAACCGCGCCGAGTTGCTCGACATCGTCGAGCGCGGCCTCGACGCCTCGCCCACCACCGAGGTGCTGATCGAGGAATCGGTGCTCGGCTGGAAGGAGTTCGAGATGGAGGTCGTCCGCGACAAGGCGGACAATTGCATCATCGTCTGCTCCATCGAGAACGTCGACCCGATGGGCGTCCACACCGGCGATTCGATCACCATCGCGCCCGCCCTGACGCTCACCGACAAGGAATACCAGATCATGCGGGACGCGAGCCTCGCGGTCCTGCGCGAGATCGGCGTCGAGACCGGCGGCTCCAACGTCCAGTTCGCCGTCAATCCCGAGGACGGCCGCATGGTCGTCATCGAGATGAACCCGCGCGTCTCCCGCTCCTCCGCCCTCGCCTCCAAGGCGACCGGCTTCCCGATCGCCAAGGTGGCGGCGCGCCTGGCGGTCGGCTACACGCTCGACGAACTCGCCAACGACATCACGGGCGGCGCCACGCCGGCGAGCTTCGAGCCGACGATCGACTACGTCGTCACCAAGATCCCCCGCTTCGCCTTCGAGAAGTTCCCGGGCGCCGACACCCAGCTGACGACCTCCATGAAGTCGGTCGGCGAGGTCATGGCCATCGGCCGGACCTTCACCGAATCGCTCCAGAAGGCGTTGCGCGGCCTGGAGACGGGCCTGACCGGCCTCAACGAGATCGAGATCCCCGGCCTCGGCCAGGGCGACGACAAGAACGCCATCCGGGCCGCCCTCGGCACGCCGACCCCCGACCGCCTGCGCCACGTCGCCCAGGCCATGCGGCTCGGCATGAGCCACGACCAGATCCATGCCATCTGCAAGATCGACCGCTGGTTCCTCGACCAGCTCCAGGCGATCGTCGACATGGAGGCGAAGGTCCGCGCCCACGGCCTGCCGGCGACCACCGCCGGCCTCAGGCAGCTGAAGGCCATGGGCTTCTCCGACGCCCGCCTCGCCGAGCTCGCCGGCAAGGCCGAAGCGGACGTGAAGGCGCTGCGCCAGAGGCTCGACGTCCATCCGGTCTACAAGCGCATCGACACTTGCGCGGCCGAGTTCGCCTCCCCGACCGCCTACATGTACTCCACCTACGAGCGCCCCTTCGCGGGCCGGCTCGCCGACGAGGCGAACCCGTCGGAGCGCCGGAAGGTCATCATCCTCGGCGGCGGCCCGAACCGGATCGGCCAGGGCATCGAGTTCGACTACTGCTGCTGCCACGCGGCCTTCGCGCTGAAGGACGCCGGCTACGAAACCATCATGGTCAACTGCAACCCGGAGACCGTGTCGACCGACTACGACACCTCCGACCGGCTCTACTTCGAGCCGCTGACCGCCGAGGACGTGCTCGAGATCATCCGGCTCGAGCAGTCGCGCGGGACCCTTCACGGCGTCATCGTCCAGTTCGGCGGCCAGACCCCGCTGAAGCTCGCCGACGCGCTCGAGAAGGCCGGCGTCCCGATCCTCGGCACCTCCGTCGACGCGATCGACCTCGCCGAGGACCGCGACCGCTTCAAGCGCCTGCTCGACAAGCTCGGCCTGCGCCAGCCCAAGAACGGCATCGCCTACTCGATCGAGCAGTCCCGCCTCGTCGCCGGCGACCTAGGGTTCCCGCTCGTGGTCCGCCCCTCCTACGTGCTCGGCGGCCGCGCCATGATGATCGTCCGCGACGAGGGCCAGTTCGACGAGTACCTCCTCGGCGTGCTGCCCGGCATGGTGCCGGCCGACGTCAAGGCCAAGTACCCGAACGACAAGACCGGCCAGATCAACATGGTGCTGGGCAAGTCCCCGCTCCTGTTCGACCGCTATCTCTCCGACGCGATCGAGGTGGACGTCGACGCGCTCTGCGACGGCCGCGACGTCTTCATCGCCGGCATCATGGAGCACATCGAGGAGGCCGGCATCCACTCCGGCGACAGCGCCTGCTCGCTGCCGACCCACAGCCTGAAGCCCGAGATCGTCGCCGAGATCGAGCGGCAGACGAAGGCCCTCGCCCTCGCCCTCGACGTCGGCGGTCTGATGAACGTGCAATACGCCGTCAAGGACGACGTCGTCTACGTGCTGGAGGTCAACCCGCGCGCCTCGCGCACGGTGCCCTTCGTGGCCAAGACGATCGGCGAGCCGGTCGCCAAGATCGCCGCCCGGGTCATGGCCGGGGAGCCGCTCGCCGGCTTCGGCCTGAAGCCCAAGACGCTCGACCACATCGCCGTCAAGGAGGCGGTCTTCCCCTTTGCGCGCTTCCCCGGCGTCGACACGGTGCTCGGGCCGGAGATGAAGTCCACCGGCGAGGTGATGGGCCTCGACACCGACTACGCCATGGCCTTCGCAAAGTCGCAGCTCGGCGCCGGCAACCGCGTGCCGACCGCCGGCACGGTCTTCGTCTCGGTCCGCGACGACGACAAGCCGCGCATCATCGAATCCATGCGCGCCCTCGCCCGGGTCGGCTTCAGGGTCATCGCCACCTCGGGCACCCAGCGCTTCCTGGAGGCCGAAGGCGTGCCCTGCGCCAAGGTCAACAAGGTGCTTGAAGGCCGGCCCCACATCGTCGATGCTATCAAGAACGGCGAGGTCCAGCTGGTCTTCAACACCACGGAAGGCAACCAGGCCCTCGGCGACAGCCGGTCGCTCAGGCGCGCGGCGCTCTTGCAGAAGGTGCCGTACTATACGACGCTCGCAGGAGCGATCGCGGCGACGGAGGGCATCGTGGCCTACGCCGCCGGCGATCTTGAAGTGCGGCCGCTGCAGTCCTACTTCGCGGCCGGCCGGTGA
- a CDS encoding Lrp/AsnC family transcriptional regulator, whose amino-acid sequence MKLRLDDIDWHILRELQSDGRMTNVELARRVGISAPPCLRRVRALEEAGIIRGYRTLLDEKVLGYDLTAFCFVSLASQADADLAAFEAKVRSWTIVRECWMLSGDTDFILKCVAPDLRSFQAFVIDDLTKAPAVAGVKTALTIKMSKNEPTVPLGSG is encoded by the coding sequence TTGAAGCTGCGCCTCGACGACATCGACTGGCACATCCTGCGGGAACTGCAATCCGACGGGCGCATGACGAACGTCGAACTGGCGCGGCGGGTGGGTATCTCGGCGCCGCCCTGCCTGCGGCGCGTGCGCGCGCTGGAGGAGGCCGGCATCATCCGGGGCTACCGGACGCTGCTCGACGAGAAGGTGCTCGGCTACGACCTCACGGCCTTCTGCTTCGTGTCGCTGGCGAGCCAGGCGGACGCGGATCTCGCGGCCTTCGAGGCCAAGGTCAGATCCTGGACCATCGTGCGCGAGTGCTGGATGCTGTCCGGCGACACCGACTTCATCCTGAAATGCGTGGCGCCGGATCTTCGCAGCTTCCAGGCCTTCGTGATCGACGACCTCACCAAGGCGCCGGCGGTGGCCGGCGTGAAGACCGCGCTCACGATCAAGATGTCGAAGAACGAGCCCACGGTGCCGCTCGGGAGCGGCTGA
- a CDS encoding DUF4145 domain-containing protein — protein MIKDLSPKASATLARRCLQGMIRDFCGIARATLAEEIRELSKALAIGKAPQGVSLDSVQAIDHVRTIGNIGAHMEKDIDVIVPVDADEAGILIELTEKLIEEWYIERRKRADRFDKIAHIVAEKKVARSASQQTASGDAD, from the coding sequence TTGATCAAAGACCTTAGTCCGAAGGCCTCCGCAACGCTCGCTCGCCGCTGTTTACAAGGCATGATTAGAGATTTCTGCGGAATTGCAAGGGCAACACTCGCTGAAGAGATCAGAGAGCTGAGCAAGGCTTTGGCAATCGGCAAAGCCCCACAGGGAGTCAGCCTTGATAGCGTTCAGGCCATAGACCATGTGCGAACAATTGGCAACATCGGTGCTCATATGGAGAAGGACATTGACGTAATAGTACCGGTAGATGCAGATGAGGCTGGCATACTAATTGAATTAACAGAGAAACTAATAGAAGAATGGTATATAGAAAGACGAAAGCGCGCTGATAGATTCGATAAGATCGCACACATAGTCGCTGAAAAGAAAGTAGCAAGGAGCGCTTCACAACAAACTGCTTCGGGGGATGCTGACTAG
- a CDS encoding YciI family protein: MRVMVLVKATTDSEAGIMPSTELLAEMMQFNEELVKAGLMETGEGLQPSARGKRIAFDGASRTVKDGPFQPAGELVAGFWIWKVKDMDEAVAWAKRCPNPMPGPSELEIRPFYTMEDFGGAVTPELAAQEQRLRAQTGG, encoded by the coding sequence ATGCGGGTGATGGTGCTGGTGAAGGCGACGACGGACAGCGAGGCGGGGATCATGCCTTCGACGGAGCTCCTGGCGGAGATGATGCAGTTCAACGAGGAACTGGTGAAAGCCGGCCTGATGGAGACGGGGGAGGGCCTCCAGCCCTCGGCGCGGGGCAAGCGCATCGCCTTCGACGGCGCGTCGCGGACCGTGAAGGACGGACCCTTCCAGCCCGCCGGCGAGCTGGTCGCCGGGTTCTGGATCTGGAAGGTCAAGGACATGGACGAGGCGGTGGCCTGGGCGAAGCGCTGTCCGAACCCGATGCCCGGCCCGAGCGAACTGGAGATCCGGCCCTTCTACACAATGGAGGATTTCGGCGGGGCCGTGACGCCGGAACTCGCCGCGCAGGAGCAGCGGCTGCGGGCTCAGACCGGCGGCTGA
- the trxB gene encoding thioredoxin-disulfide reductase, translated as MPSSKVLIIGSGPAGYTAAIYAARAMLEPILIAGIQPGGQLTITTDVENYPGFADPIQGPWLMEQMRAQAEHVGTQIVYDHIVSADLSGPPFRLVGDSGETYQGDTLVIATGAQARWLNLPSEQAFRGFGVSACATCDGFFYRGKEVLVVGGGNTAVEEALYLTHHASKVTVVHRRDSFRAERILQQRLFENPKIRVVWDSEIAEVLGGGEPLGVTGARLRNVKTGATTDVGVDGIFIAIGHAPAVDLFRDQLRLKSSGYIWTAPYSTATSVPGVFAAGDVTDDVFRQAVTAAGMGCMAALEAEKYLAGVAVHREAAE; from the coding sequence ATGCCGTCCTCGAAGGTCCTGATCATCGGCTCCGGCCCGGCCGGCTACACGGCCGCCATCTACGCCGCTCGCGCCATGCTCGAGCCGATCCTGATCGCCGGCATCCAGCCCGGCGGGCAGCTCACCATCACGACCGATGTGGAGAACTACCCCGGCTTCGCCGATCCGATCCAGGGCCCCTGGCTGATGGAGCAGATGCGCGCCCAGGCCGAGCACGTCGGCACCCAGATCGTCTACGACCACATCGTCTCCGCCGACCTCTCCGGCCCACCCTTCCGGCTCGTGGGCGATTCCGGCGAGACCTACCAGGGCGACACCCTGGTGATCGCCACCGGTGCCCAGGCGCGCTGGCTGAACCTGCCCTCCGAGCAGGCCTTCCGCGGCTTCGGCGTCTCGGCCTGCGCCACCTGCGATGGCTTCTTCTACCGGGGCAAGGAGGTGCTGGTCGTCGGCGGGGGCAACACCGCGGTCGAGGAGGCGCTCTACCTCACCCACCACGCCTCGAAGGTCACGGTCGTCCACCGGCGCGACTCTTTCCGCGCGGAGCGCATCCTGCAGCAGCGGCTCTTCGAGAACCCGAAGATCCGGGTCGTCTGGGATTCGGAGATCGCCGAGGTCCTCGGCGGCGGCGAGCCGCTCGGGGTGACCGGCGCCCGGCTGCGCAACGTCAAGACGGGCGCGACCACCGACGTCGGGGTAGACGGGATCTTCATCGCCATCGGACATGCTCCGGCGGTCGATCTCTTCCGCGACCAGCTGCGGCTCAAGTCTTCGGGCTACATCTGGACGGCGCCCTATTCCACCGCGACCAGCGTGCCGGGCGTGTTCGCAGCGGGCGACGTGACCGACGACGTCTTCCGCCAGGCCGTGACGGCGGCCGGCATGGGCTGCATGGCGGCCCTGGAGGCGGAGAAGTACC
- the greA gene encoding transcription elongation factor GreA, with product MEKIPMTPSGFIALENELKHRQQVERPRIINAISEARAHGDLSENAEYHAAKEAQSHNEGRIAELEDKLSRAEVIDVTKLNGTKIKFGATVTLVDEDTEEEKTYQIVGDMEADVKLGRISISSPIARALIGKDVGDTVEVMAPGGARSYEVVGVRFG from the coding sequence ATGGAAAAGATTCCGATGACGCCGTCCGGCTTCATCGCCCTGGAGAACGAGCTGAAGCACCGCCAACAGGTGGAGCGTCCGCGCATCATCAACGCGATCTCGGAAGCGCGCGCCCACGGCGACCTTTCGGAGAACGCGGAGTATCACGCCGCCAAGGAAGCGCAGAGCCACAACGAGGGCCGTATCGCGGAGCTCGAAGACAAGCTCAGTCGCGCCGAGGTGATCGACGTCACCAAGCTCAACGGCACCAAGATCAAGTTCGGCGCCACGGTGACCCTCGTCGACGAGGACACCGAGGAGGAGAAGACGTACCAGATCGTCGGCGACATGGAGGCCGACGTGAAGCTCGGCCGCATCTCGATCTCCTCGCCGATCGCCCGCGCGCTGATCGGCAAGGACGTCGGCGACACCGTCGAGGTCATGGCCCCCGGCGGCGCCCGCAGCTACGAGGTGGTCGGCGTCCGCTTCGGCTGA